In Carya illinoinensis cultivar Pawnee chromosome 7, C.illinoinensisPawnee_v1, whole genome shotgun sequence, the following are encoded in one genomic region:
- the LOC122316195 gene encoding uncharacterized protein LOC122316195 has product MSHVETENHKASEASLQESICTIGKGTLGIFRKSDEVGKNSSRSTVKKRGPTWKRKAREHHISMLLQLEHNSEQVLLTGFYGSPVTAHRKESWKLLKFLKPREGLAWLCFGDFNETLHLHEKQAGAMRPYHQMEEFRSSLVLAAQSSDHSPLVMHLKKGGRRYVSNGSGKERIFRYEASWKLHEECNEGNTGTNNGIIKEVQLEIDKLLEEENVKWKQRAKQAWLKDGDSNSKFFHRCANQRRKTNEINCLVREDGSLTRDLEEISECFGNYYQSLFSSSNPVGIGGCIARLDKKVDGNMNTLLDAEFSVSDVKEALFQMKPLGSPGPDGFPAEFYQAHSNIVGEKVTQAVLEVLNSGGDISVAFETMHSMSIRGGRQQSHMVIKLDMSKAYDRIEWGFLHAVMVKLGFSEKWIRLVMGCVSSVSYSLLINGSSQGFFKPSRGIRQGDPLSPYLFLLVSEVLSNLLNHAERNKRIHGFPVGKGQININHLLFTDDCLLFCRVKAEEWATINSLLSIYEGASGQKINKEKTSIYFNANTRPEAKDYILGIASTRATTCYERYLGLPSLVGRSRYKSFKSILDRVRSRVSNWKTKLLSQAGKEILLKPIIQALPTYSMGVFKLPKVILKEINKVMNQFWWGQQDKGNKQAWRIIQFPASLASQVLKAKYFRNSSFLHAKLGARPSLIWRSIWSSRDLIEKGSMLRIGNGKETKIWKDRWLPQPSSFMVQRHGQDIVEEALVAELINEETKQWDREKILRLLRPTNAVIIQKIHVPNAVKVFLWRSCLESLPTMLNLFKKKIVSSRLCPVCCSSDETAGHILWNCPSAMDVWSYGPKRLQKRSVRAESFVKIIKGLKDQCDIQMLGAFALTARDIW; this is encoded by the exons ATGTCCCATGTGGAAACAGAAAATCATAAGGCTTCTGAGGCAAGCCTGCAGGAGAGTATATGCACTATTGGCAAGGGCACCTTGGGAATATTTAGGAAGTCAGATGAGGTAGGCAAAAACTCTAGTAGGAGCACTGTAAAGAAAAGGGGGCCTACatggaaaaggaaagctagggAG CATCATATATCTATGCTTCTGCAACTAGAACACAACAGTGAACAAGTTCTTTTAACTGGTTTTTATGGCTCGCCAGTAACAGCTCATAGGAAAGAAAGTTGGAagcttttgaaatttttgaaaccaAGAGAGGGTCTAGCATGGCTATGctttggagatttcaatgagacATTGCACCTACATGAGAAGCAAGCGGGAGCTATGAGACCTTACCACCAGATGGAAGAGTTTAGAAGCAGTTTG GTTCTTGCAGCACAATCTTCAGATCATAGCCCACTAGTAATGCATCTTAAGAAGGGAGGGAGAAGGTATGTCAGTAATGGGAGTGGTAAGGAGCGAATCTTCAGATATGAAGCTTCCTGGAAATTGCATGAAGAATGCAAT GAAGGTAACACAGGAACAAATAATGGTATTATCAAGGAAGTTCAGCTGGAAATTGACAAGCtactggaagaggaaaatgtcaaatggaaacaaagggcaaaGCAAGCTTGGCTCAAAGATGGAGATAGTAACTCTAAGTTCTTCCACAGATGTGCTAATCAGAGGAGGAAAACTAATGAGATCAATTGCTTGGTTAGAGAAGATGGTAGCCTGACCAGGGACTTAGAGGAAATCTCTGAGTGCTTTGGGAATTACTACCAATCCCTTTTCTCTTCAAGCAATCCTGTGGGAATTGGTGGGTGCATAGCCAGGCTTGACAAAAAAGTGGATGGGAACATGAACACCTTACTTGATGCAGAATTCTCGGTTAGTGACGTAAAAGAAGCTTTGTTTCAGATGAAACCCCTCGGTTCCCCTGGACCAGATGGATTCCCTGCTGAATTCTACCAAGCTCATTCGAACATTGTTGGTGAAAAAGTTACTCAAGCTGTTCTAGAAGTTCTCAATTCAGGGGGAGATATCAGTG TGGCTTTTGAAACCATGCATTCTATGTCAATTAGAGGAGGGAGACAACAAAGTCATATGGTCATTAAGCTtgatatgagcaaagcatatGACAGGATTGAGTGGGGCTTCCTACATGCAGTTATGGTAAAGCTGGGATTTTCTGAGAAGTGGATTAGGTTGGTTATGGGCTGTGTATCAAGTGTGTCTTACTCTCTGCTCATTAATGGTTCCTCCCAAGGTTTTTTTAAACCCTCAAGAGGCATTAGACAGGGGGACCCCCTCTCCCCATACCTATTCCTGCTAGTGTCTGAAGTGCTTAGTAATCTCCTTAACCATGCTGAAAGGAACAAAAGAATTCATGGATTTCCTGTAGGCAAGGGCCAGATCAACATTAACCACTTGCTTTTTACAGATGATTGCTTGTTGTTTTGTAGAGTAAAAGCTGAGGAATGGGCCACTATTAACTCTCTACTCAGTATTTATGAAGGGGCCTCGGGTCAGAAgatcaacaaagaaaaaacttcaATCTACTTCAATGCAAACACTAGACCAGAAGCTAAAGACTACATATTGGGGATTGCTAGCACCAGAGCTACCACGTGCTATGAGAGGTATCTTGGTCTGCCTTCTCTGGTGGGTAGATCAAGGTACAAATCCTTCAAAAGTATTCTTGACAGAGTAAGAAGCAGAGTGAGCAACTGGAAGACAAAGCTCCTATCACAGGCAGGGAAAGAGATTCTCCTCAAACCAATCATCCAGGCTCTTCCAACGTATAGTATGGGAGTTTTCAAGCTCCCAAAGGTGATATTGAAGGAAATTAACAAGGTGATGAACCAGTTCTGGTGGGGCCAACAAGACAAGGGAAATAAA CAAGCTTGGCGCATCATCCAGTTCCCTGCATCTCTAGCCTCCCAAGTACTCAAGGCAAAATACTTCAGGAACTCTAGCTTTCTTCATGCCAAATTGGGGGCTAGACCATCACTTATTTGGAGGAGTATTTGGTCCTCAAGGGATCTCATTGAGAAAGGATCTATGTTGAGAATTGGTAATGGAAAGGAGACCAAAATATGGAAGGATAGATGGTTACCTCAACCATCATCCTTTATGGTTCAGAGACACGGGCAAGACATTGTTGAGGAAGCTTTGGTAGCTGAACTAATAAATGAAGAAACCAAGCAGTGGGACAGAGAAAAGATCTTAAGGTTGCTTCGCCCTACAAATGCTGTAATTATTCAGAAGATTCAT GTTCCCAATGCAGTTAAGGTTTTCCTGTGGAGATCTTGCTTAGAGTCATTGCCTACCATGTTAAATCTTTTCAAGAAGAAGATAGTGAGCTCTCGTTTATGCCCAGTTTGTTGCAGTTCTGATGAGACAGCAGGCCATATTTTGTGGAACTGTCCCTCAGCCATGGATGTATGGAGTTATGGACCAAAAAGACTCCAAAAGAGATCTGTGAGGGCAGAGAGTTTTGTCAAGATAATTAAGGGGTTAAAGGACCAATGTGATATACAAATGTTGGGGGCTTTTGCTTTGACAGCAAGGGATATCTGGTAG
- the LOC122316196 gene encoding uncharacterized protein LOC122316196 gives MVTSGLVHRHLVSECGIEVDRAKIELISQLPIPKTVKDIRSFLGHAGLYRCFIQDFSSIPKPFCTLLQNDTTFVWTDECQHAFETLKEHLTVAPIQQTPRWDLPFEIMTDTSDFALGAVLSQRVDNKALVIYYASQFDITIRDKKGVENVLADHLSRLQLPDVSSSIPPLNENFPDEHLFAVSRTPWFMDIVNYLVTDPMPEHWTTQNKHKFLAEVQFYYFNAPYLFMYCADQLVHRCIPDDEFTSVFHFCLTGAYRVHFATKKTVTKISKVDSTGLLFLKMWSLFTRTAFKTNLVMSPYTSVYGRACHLLVEIQYHALWAIKQINFSLDAAKGLRKLQISELDEVRREAYDNSHLAKERMKALHDKYPVPDQKVLIYNSRLNLFPKKLKSRWSGSYIVKEVHPHGEVDIVNPKNGNNFIVNGQRLKPFMTAFDPNEEILLV, from the exons atggtcactagtGGTTTGGTACATAGACATTTAGTTTCTGAATGTGGCATAGAGGTTGATAGGGCCAAGATAGAATTAATATCTCAACTACCTATTCCTAAGACAGTgaaggatattcgttcttttcttggtcacgCTGGCTTGTATCGGTGTTTCATTCAAGACTTTAGTAGTATTCCAAAACCATTTTGTACTTTATTGCAAAATGATACTacttttgtttggactgatgagtgccagcATGCTTTTGAGACCCTGAAGGAACACTTAACAGTTGCACCTATTCAGCAAACTCCTCGATGGGACTTGCCGTTTGAGATTATGACCGACACTAGTGATTTCGCTCTTGGTGCTGTTCTTAGCCAAAGAGTGGATAATAAGGCTTTGgtcatttattatgcaagtc AATTTGACATCACTATTCGAGATAAGAAGGGAGTTGAGAATGTGCTAGCTGATCATCTATCACGACTACAGCTACCTGATGTATCTTCATCCATTCCTCCCTTGAATGAAAATTTTCCTGATGAGCATCTTTTTGCAGTGTCGCGCACTCCATGGTTCATGGACATTGTGAATTACCTTGTCACTGACCCGATGCCAGAGCATTGGACAACTCAGAACAAGCATAAGTTCCTTGCAGAGGTACAATTTTATTACTTCAACGCTCCTTATCTTTTTATGTACTGTGCTGATCAGTTGGTGCATCGAtgtattcctgatgatgagtttaccTCTGTTTTTCACTTTTGCCTTACTGGGGCATATAGAGTCCATTTTGCAACTAAGAAAACTGTTACCAAAATTTCCAAAGTGGACTCCACTGGCCTACTATTTTTAAAGATGTGGAGTCTTTTTACAAG GACTGCATTCAAAACTAACTTAGTGATGTCACCTTATACATCGGTTTATGGTCGAGCTTGTCATTTACTTGTTGAGATTCAGTATCATGCTTTATGGGCTATTAAGCAAATTAACTTTTCACTTGATGCTGCCAAAGGTTTAAGAAAGCTACAGATTTCAGAGCTTGATGAAGTAAGAAGGGAGGCCTACGACAATTCTCACTTGGCAAAGGAGCGAATGAAGGCCTTGCATGACAAATATCCTGTCCCTGATCAGAAAGTGCTCATCTATAATTCTAGACTAAATCTTTTTCCCAAAAAGCTAAAATCCAGATGGAGTGGTTCATACATTGTTAAGGAGGTTCATCCTCACGGGGAGGTAGATATTGTCAATCCAAAAAATGGCAATAACTTTATTGTCaatggacaacgtctaaagccGTTTATGACTGCTTTTGATCCAAATGAAGAGATCTTACTTGTGTAA